TACAGGAGTGGAAACCGCGGGAGCTCAGATCTCGAAGAGGAACTGGTCGGGGCCGATCCGTTCCTGAAGCTCGGTCTCGATCTCCCGCCGGTGCTTCCATTCGGTCTCCGCCATCTCGTTCGCAATGTTGCGGATTTCTTTTTCGGTCGCCCGCTCCGACAGAAATCGATACTGCGCCTCGGAATTGCGCTCATGCTCCATGGCGAACTTCAGCGCCCTGACCGGGTCGAACTTCTGCACTCCGGGTGGGATCGTCATCGAAGACTCTTCCATCGGTGGTGGAGGCTTGTCGAAAAGCTCCTTGTAACGCCTCTCGAGCTGCGCCCGATGGATGAGCTCTCGATCGGCCAGCGCCGTCAGAACGTTTTTCGTTTCGGCGTCAGGGGCGAGCGAGGCCATGTCCTTGTAGAGCCGACGGGTGTCGAGCTCGGACTGGATGGCTTCCAGCAGGATCTCTTCAACAGTCTTCATCGTGTGGTCGGGCGGCATCATACCGAAAAGCGGAAGCGTTGCGCATTGACGTTGCAAAGGCGAAACGTCCAGGAGGTTCGACCGCCATGAGATGGAGAGGAAGGCAGACCAGCAGCAACGTCGAGGACCGGCGCGGAATGGGCCCGGCACTGATCGGGGGAGGAGGGGTCGGTGCTCTCGTCATCGCCCTTCTCGTGATCTTTCTGGGAGGCGATCCTTCGGACGTCGTCCAGTCGATGCCCACTCAGTCGGTCGACCCGAACGATCCCGAACAACAGGAAGCGGCGCAACGGGTCGGGGTGGTTCTGAAGGACACCGAGGACGTCTGGAATCAGCTGCTCCCGGCTGAAACGGGACAGGCCTACGTCGAGCCGAAGCTGGTCCTCTTCTCCGGAGCGGTGGAGTCGGCCTGCGGAACGGCGAGCTCGGCAGTCGGCCCGTTCTACTGTCCGCTCGACTCGAATGTTTACATCGATCT
The genomic region above belongs to Acidobacteriota bacterium and contains:
- a CDS encoding ferritin family protein; the encoded protein is MKTVEEILLEAIQSELDTRRLYKDMASLAPDAETKNVLTALADRELIHRAQLERRYKELFDKPPPPMEESSMTIPPGVQKFDPVRALKFAMEHERNSEAQYRFLSERATEKEIRNIANEMAETEWKHRREIETELQERIGPDQFLFEI